One Roseomonas gilardii subsp. gilardii genomic region harbors:
- a CDS encoding SDR family NAD(P)-dependent oxidoreductase, giving the protein MSTSRKTMLLTGASRGIGHATVKRFQEEGWRILTVSRQPFSEECRWPEARESHLQADLSDPVQVGELIALVKQRLPDGRLHALVNNAGISPKGPGGSRMGVMQTDYAAWNAVFNVNLFSIALLARGLFEELHAAGGNIVNVTSIVGSRVHPFAGPAYACSKAALNALTREMAHEFGAHGIRVNAIAPGEIRTSILSPGTEKIVEEQIPMRRLGEAREVAETILFLCSQASSYINGAEIHINGGQHV; this is encoded by the coding sequence ATGTCCACATCCCGCAAGACCATGCTGCTGACCGGGGCCAGCCGGGGAATCGGCCATGCCACGGTCAAGCGCTTCCAGGAGGAAGGCTGGCGGATCCTCACCGTGTCGCGGCAGCCCTTTTCCGAGGAATGCCGCTGGCCCGAGGCGCGGGAAAGCCATCTCCAGGCCGATCTCTCCGACCCGGTGCAGGTGGGCGAGCTGATCGCCCTGGTGAAGCAGCGCCTGCCGGACGGGAGGCTGCATGCGCTGGTGAACAATGCCGGCATCTCCCCCAAGGGGCCGGGCGGCAGCCGCATGGGGGTGATGCAGACGGACTATGCCGCCTGGAACGCGGTCTTCAACGTCAACCTCTTCTCCATCGCCCTGCTGGCGCGCGGCTTGTTCGAGGAGCTGCACGCGGCGGGCGGCAACATCGTCAACGTCACCTCCATCGTCGGCTCGCGCGTGCATCCCTTCGCCGGGCCCGCCTATGCCTGTTCCAAGGCGGCGCTGAACGCCCTGACGCGGGAGATGGCGCATGAGTTCGGCGCCCATGGCATCCGCGTGAACGCCATCGCCCCGGGCGAGATCCGCACCAGCATCCTCTCGCCCGGCACGGAGAAGATCGTCGAGGAGCAGATCCCGATGCGGCGGCTGGGCGAGGCGCGGGAGGTGGCGGAGACCATCCTCTTCCTCTGCTCCCAGGCCTCCTCCTACATCAACGGGGCGGAGATCCACATCAATGGCGGGCAGCATGTCTGA